In Deinococcus sp. JMULE3, the genomic window CCCTGTCAGCCGCCGAGGGGCGGCGCAGGAGGCCCATGCGGCCCTGGCGGCCCATGGTGACCACGTCGCGCACGCTGACGGGGAAGTCCCAGTCGACCGCCTCGGCCTGCGGGACGTACGCGATCCACCCGGCCTTCTGCGCGTGCCGGACCGCGTGCCCGAATACCTGCACCTGACCGGACAGCGGGGGCAGGAAGCCCATGATGGTCTTGAACAGCGTGCTCTTCCCGGCGCCGTTCATGCCGACCAGTCCGCAGATGCGGCCGGGTTGCAGGCTCAGGGTGGCGCGGCGCAGCGCGAGGCGGCCGCCGCCGTACGCGACGCTGACGTCCTGCACGTCCAGCGCGGGGGCGTTCACGGCTGGCCGCCGGTCAGGCCCGCGAGGATGGTGTCGGCGTCGCGACGCAGCAGGTCCAGATAGGTGGGCACCTCGTCGGAGAGGGAGTCGACGTGCAGCGCCCCGGCGTAGCGCGCGCCGGATTCGCGGGCGACCTGCCGCATGCCCTTGTCGGAGACGGTGCTCTCGCAGAACACGGCGGGGACGCCCTGGGCGCGCACGGCGTCGATCACGGCGCGGATCTGCCTCGGCGTGCCCTGGCCTTCCTCGGCGTTGACGGGCCAGAGGTACAGTTCCTTCAGGCCGTAGTCGCGGGCGAGGTAGCTGAACGCGCCCTCGCAGGTGACCAGCGCGCGCCGTTCGGGGGGCAGCTGGCCCAGTTGCGTGGCGAGCTGCTGGTCGACCTCGCGGATCTGCTGCGCGTACGCGTCGGCGTTCGCGCGGTAGGTGTCGGCCCCGGCCGGGTCGAGGTCGCTCAGGGCGCGGCGGATGTTCTCGACGTAGATCAGGGCGTTTTTCGGGGACATCCAGGCGTGCGGGTTGGGTTTGCCCGCGTACGCGTCCGCAGCGATGTCCACGGGCTGGACGCCGTCGGTGAGGGTGACGGTGGGCGCGTCGATGTCGCGCGTGAAGCGGGTGAACCAGCGTTCGAGGTTCAGGCCGTTGTTGAGGATCAGGTCGGCGTCCTGCGCGCGGATCAGGTCGCTGGGGGTGGGCTGGTAGCCGTGGATCTCCGCGCCGGGTTTCGTGATGGACACGACCTCGGCGCGGTCCCCGGCGACGGCGCGGGTCATGTCGGCCAGGATCGTGAAGGTGGTCAGGACGGTGGGCCGTCCGGTCGTGTCCGCGCTCTGGCGGGGCGGGTCGGCGCGGCAGCCGCTCAGGAGACCGGCCACGCACAGCAGGGCGGCGGGGAGCAGAGGTCGAATCATGATTTAGTCTTACCTAAAATATTTTTTAGGTCAACTGCCTCGGGGGTGCTGCGCCGTCCCTCCCCCTCCGAACATGCAGAAACCCGACAGCCTCCCCACACGAGCGCCCACGCCACCGTCCATACAGTGCAGGCAATGGCGTGGCAACTCGAACCGATCCTGACCCGATTCCAGACCCTCACGCAGAGCCTGCTGGCCAGCCTGCCGAACGTCGCCCTGGGCCTCGTGCTGTTCGCGCTGTTCTGGTTCATCTCCGGGCTCGCGCGGCGCTCGGTGCAGGCCCTGGCCGCGCGGGCCGGACAACCCGCCGGGATCGCCCGCGTGTTCGGCCGACTGGCCGCCTGGGTGATCCTCACGCTGGGCGCCCTGGTCGGCCTGACCGTGATCTTCCCGACCCTGACGGCCGCGTCGCTGTTCGGCGCGCTGGGCGTCAGCGGCGTCGCCATCGGCTTCGCGTTCAAGGACATCTTCCAGAACCTGCTGGCCGGCCTGCTGATCCTGATCACGCGGCCCTTCCGTATCGGCGACCAGATCGTCAGCGGTGACCACGAGGGCACCGTGGAGGACATCCAGGTCCGCGCGACCCTGCTGCGCACCTACGACAACCGCCGGGTCGTCATCCCGAACAGCGAGCTGTACACCAACCGCGTGATCGTGAACACCGCCTACGACCGGCGCCGCCTGTCCGTCACCGTCGGCATCGGGTACGGCGACGACATCGCGCAGGCCAAACGCATCATCCTGGACACGCTGGACGGCATTGAGGACATCCGCCGCGACCCGGCCCCGACCGTCCTCGTGCGGGAACTCGCGGACTTCAGCGTGAACCTCGACGTGCGCTTCTGGATCGACCCGCCCATCCGCCGCGAGGCCGTCGAGGCGCAGGACCACGTCCTGGAAGCCCTGAAACCGGCCCTGATCGCCGCCGGGATCGACCTGCCCCTCCCCACCCAGCAGGTGCTGTTCCACGACCAGACCGAGGACACCGACGGCGACCGCACCCGCCAGCGCGAGGGCTGGCCCGCCCGCAACGACAACGCCAGACCACGCGCCGCGACCCCGCCAGAGACCCCATGAAAGGCACCTGGCTGCGCCTGCGGGAATGGACCGGGCAGTTCTGGTTCCTCCCGGCCGTCATGACGGCGCTGGCCCTGCTCCTCGCCTGGGGCGGCATTCAACTCGAGGAGCAGTACGGCGTCCCGGACGGCCTCACCTGGGCGTACTCCGGCGGGGAGAGCGGCGCACGCAGCCTGCTGTCCGCCGTGGCGAGCAGCGCCATCGGCGTGGCCGGAACGGTCTTCTCCATCACCATCGCCGCCCTGTCCTACGCGGCGGGCAGCATGGGACCCCGACTGCTCGACAACTTCACGCGCGACCGGGGCAACCAGGCGGTCCTGGGGACCTTCATCGCCACCTTCGCCTTCACCCTCTTCAGCCTGCGCAGCGTCAGGGGCGGCGAGGACACCGCGTTCGTGCCGCACTACAACGTCACGCTCGCCATGCTGCTCGCGCTGGCCTGCGTGGGCGCCCTCGTGTACTTCCTCGCGCACGTCACGCGCGGCATCAACATGACGGCCGTCGTGAACCTCCTGCGCGACGACCTGCGACGCGCCCTGG contains:
- a CDS encoding metal ABC transporter substrate-binding protein; its protein translation is MIRPLLPAALLCVAGLLSGCRADPPRQSADTTGRPTVLTTFTILADMTRAVAGDRAEVVSITKPGAEIHGYQPTPSDLIRAQDADLILNNGLNLERWFTRFTRDIDAPTVTLTDGVQPVDIAADAYAGKPNPHAWMSPKNALIYVENIRRALSDLDPAGADTYRANADAYAQQIREVDQQLATQLGQLPPERRALVTCEGAFSYLARDYGLKELYLWPVNAEEGQGTPRQIRAVIDAVRAQGVPAVFCESTVSDKGMRQVARESGARYAGALHVDSLSDEVPTYLDLLRRDADTILAGLTGGQP
- a CDS encoding mechanosensitive ion channel family protein, whose translation is MAWQLEPILTRFQTLTQSLLASLPNVALGLVLFALFWFISGLARRSVQALAARAGQPAGIARVFGRLAAWVILTLGALVGLTVIFPTLTAASLFGALGVSGVAIGFAFKDIFQNLLAGLLILITRPFRIGDQIVSGDHEGTVEDIQVRATLLRTYDNRRVVIPNSELYTNRVIVNTAYDRRRLSVTVGIGYGDDIAQAKRIILDTLDGIEDIRRDPAPTVLVRELADFSVNLDVRFWIDPPIRREAVEAQDHVLEALKPALIAAGIDLPLPTQQVLFHDQTEDTDGDRTRQREGWPARNDNARPRAATPPETP